The region ATCAACCCGTTGCAGGTTCCAATGAAATCATACCCAGAGATACAACTTCGGCTTGCTACAATGGCTGATGGGCTTTCCAATAATGAACTTACAGTGCCAAATGAGATGAATGGTTGACCCAAATCGTCGGTGAGGCATTTTATCAGTAACCTGGTGTGCGCAAAATCTGTGCTTCTAGAAATCGATCGGTGAAGGTGCAGTTTCACGAAGTGAGGATCAGAGATGAGAGAGTTCCATGACTTGGATACACACCTGAATTACAAGAGAGATTTTACAGGAAGCCATGACAAGATTTCGATGAAGAGTTCATCAGGGAGAAGCTGTGAGCGTTCCATGTTGAAGGGGggatttgggtttaacaccccacccTTTAGGCCCCACGCCCCACCTGAAGGGGTGAAATTACTAAAAAACCAGGATTAATAacggtaaatgattacccgACACTATAAcgggtaatcatttaccgatcGTGACATATAAACTCGACAGTTTGGGTTTTGAAACCCATTATTTTCAAAACCCAaatttccctccccaaatcaCACCCTCTTCAATCTCTCTCAAAGCTCGGTTCCACCACTTCAATCATCTCAAAGCTCGGTTCTAATCATCAACAAAGCTCCCACAAAGAcccattccattacattcaaaaggtaagttttGATTTCAATGATTTTCACATTTCAAGTTTGTATTAGGTCAATGgttgaacactagggtagttgattgatgattagaggtaggttttgttgtgttttgttgcCTGAAATTCCATGAAATGAGTACGGGCACGAGTGGGGTGCATTTGGGTCTGTTTCTGGGTTCACTGTAATATCGGAAAATCAATTTCCGATAtgataatggaaaatgattttccgatatggTAATGGAAAATGAATTTCCGATATGACAGTATGACAGTGCAGACttccaaaatttatttccaatattTAACCATGGCATGTATTTAACTTCCAGGATTACTTTGCtgatttgttgagaattggaaaAGATCAAGATAGATTTGATGTGTTGTGATTaggaaagttgtttattgtttattggaAAAGATTAAGCGCTCAAATCATATGCTTCATGTGTTGTAATTaggaaagttgtttattgtttttgtttgctTGTGATGATGGTTGCTTGACCTTAACACAgctagaaatttaatttaatcacattcacatgcaaactaacaactaattctctatattttccttttcatatGGTTAGTTGCTAAACGATTGATTGGAAATTTCCTGATTAAGTAAAAAAATGACTCAAATGATATGCTCATATGTGAAAATGCTTTACTTATTATGACAAGtattgttaaatttgtttgttttgcacagatagcgagaatgaagggcgggagGAAGAGGTCACGACATGCTTCTACTAGTGAGGATCCAGCGGATCGACACGagcgcttgcatgcttctacCAGGCGCGACGACCATATTGCAGCCACTCAGGCggtagaggcttcagctccGTCTCCATCCCCATCTGCTACTCCGGTCGAGGCTCCGTTAACTACTCCGGCTCCATCTGCTACTCCGGTCGGGGCTCCGTCAGCTACCCCCGCTCCGTCTGCTACTAGGGATGCGGCTGAGCTGGATCCTACTCCGTTGTCTCCGATGGCTGAGTTACCTCGTCaggagacatcttcttctgAGCCTAGTGGCGaggagtcttcttcttcttctgagcttagtggtgaggaggaggagcctcttattctccaggaggagattgatgctgctgatgtTGTGCCAGATGTGGTGCCAGAGGGCGGTGCAGATGACGACCTCATCCAGAGGGTGGCACCGTTTCCCGGGGGGCCTGAGGATCTGTCGCTTCTTGCGCATTATCCTGACCACAAGGCTCCTTGGACGTGGCAGGCACTTCTTCGCACAGACCCGCGGTACGTGGACCGTCGGACATTGAGGGTGGCCACTGTTTGGGGGAAGGTATGGAACCTCCCCTGTGATAGCGATTCAGAGGCCCACACACATGTGCGACAGCTGCTGCAGCAGACGGGTTTGTATCACCTGCCTTGGTGCGGGTTACCGGAGACAGACCCAGCTGTCATACTGGCCCTTGttgagagatggcatgaggagacgagtagcttccacatgccgttcggggagatgactatcaccctggacgatGTGTCGGCTATTCTCCATCTTCCCACAGGGTCAGGGTTCTACACTCCAGGCAGAGGGGAGCGAGATGAGGTTGCAGCGCTCTGCGCCCAGCTCCTGGGAGGATCTGTTACTGATTATCTGGTTGAGTTTGAGGCGGCGGGTGGCCAGAACATTCGGTTcattactctgaagaccatgtacacgTCTACTATGGATGGTATGTCTTAATCATTACTTTAttaagttgtatttatttttagcgtattattaataactgttaacttaattcatttcattgaaGAGGGACGCTATGAGATGCTGCTAGGatctggctggtgaaccagcttggtGCCACCCTCTTTGCCAGCAAGAGTGGTGGTTACCACACTACTGTCTACTGGATCGGGATGCTTGAGGACCTCGGTCGCGTGTCGGAGTACGCGTGGGGTGCGATTGCGCTGGCATCGTTGTACGAACAGCTGAGTCGTGCTTCCCGCAGGAAGACAGCGCAGATCGGTGGGTTCACCTCCCTCGTGCTGTCATGGGCGTATGAGTACATATCCAGCAACGTCATTATCAGGACGGAGGTCCCCGGCTAcacacaggaccagcctagggcgcagcggtggtccacgtctcggatcgcgcattccggactcgatgagagacgagtcatgctcgatgagcttacagtggatgatatcacatggaccccttttgaggaccatcgagatgttcgaccgcgggatcccagggccctctattccggctacatcaggacaccttacggccggtctgtgagccgacatctaccagagcgggttatgcgccagtttggcttcatacaggacatccctcgacacccctctgagatccagacgacggggtcccttgctgagaccacagatgctgcctatgctgagtttgagccgcacctccgccctcaggggatacctgctacatatccgggagaggcggtggagggttacatgaggtggtatagcagagtgtcccatgtgttcatcatccctgaggataggagggaggagcttagtgtcgtggtaagtttggattctaaacttgtatattattttttttcattcaattgtgatttttgttaatgaaattatttttgtatattatttttatgcagtctgccatacgtaggggtgtggagttgttggagcagtccCTGGAGGTGCCAGGTGCTCTTGCTCCAGGGACACAGCCCCGAATCCTCACGGAGAGGGCGCTCGATCTCTTTCGACGGAGTTCCTTCGTTGGTACCCAGGGAGTTGCCTTTTCTGCTATTCGAGGAGCCGCAGCTgcgggaggcagagctcgtggaggcagagctcgtggaggcagaccccgtggaggcggagctcgtggaggcagagctcgtggagagggtgatcctggagagggtgttcgtggaggtcgagctcgtggacccagaggtcgcagggggcggggtcggggagagtgattttattacacttgttatgtgggatccattattatgtatatgttaggactttttatgttatgttatgactcttgcctcgttttatttacatgtgttatatttttagtcttaatattatgactcttataatgaaaaaaacagaaacaacgacAACATATAAATAATTCAAAGCATGTAGTAATCCATGACAATATGACAATATGTTAAACGGTTACACAACCAAATTAAACATAAGCAACaccgaaaacaaaattattcctctgtgatatcgatgaagtcatggggtccgcaatcttttgggaataccttcactaggttgggcaatgttatattaaggataacaaacagttcctctaggtgcaaacacagcaacctgcaagtgaaatgtatacttgcttaactgtccaaaaaatgaagcaagtttcatgtttaggtttcagaccttttggagaacgagaacagATCTAACAGTTATGTCATTCGCAAATTCACTGTGAGTAAAGGCCTTGCGGTGGATGCTAGCATCAACAGCACCCGTGGGGTCCTAAATTTTTGAAATCGTTTGAGAAGTAAATAAGAACGGTTAGTCAAGGGGGACCAAAAACAAGGCCTTACAAAAGCAAGGACAAGacataccttgagggtaactttcgcatctccaaacccattgggagtgcaagatttgataacaacaacaacattctccaccctctcaacgttcgctgtcagagagcccagcggagtggctattccccactcttgcagggctgatagccaagcatgtgagttgaaatcaggatcggtttcggttgatcCATGATCTAGCACACGCCTCACGATTTCCTGGGTCGGAATGAGTGGTGTGTTAGGGGTGGATCTACGGgcatacatggcagcctggatggcgccagccgggccaggaatgagaggacgagagctgccaGAGTTGTTGCTTTGACCTTTGCAATGGCGGAGGAATGGATTTGGGTCTTGTTCCATTGTGTAGAATGAGgagtaagaagaagaggcaagacacaatagacaggaagatgaggaatgaagagtaagaagaagaggcaagacacaaCAGATATTTATAGCTCAGGAGTGCGGTCAAAACATTTAAGGTGTACTGGTGGATGGTAGAAGAGTGGTTGGGGCTGGTGGTTGAGAGTAATGTcagggttggtggtggagggtaatgaaaatgaaaatgacaagagtacatcaaattaacattaccaaaagtacatcaaattaacattaccaaaagtacaCGCATGAACCTGCCAATCTACGATGATGTCTAGATTTTCATCATTAACAACAACCTGTGATAAGGGCCACATTATACCAAATTACAGAGagtttacaaattaatattacacaATACAAGAACATTCAATCTGTGGTGATGTCCACATAGTCCGCATGACCACTAAAAGCACCAAGCCAAGCTTGGAATTGTGCATCATACATGCCTAAACGTGGACCATATGGGTTGCGCCAGTATTTGGAGGCAAGATCAGCGTGCCAATCCCACTGGGGAGCAATAGtcggcataggatgtccaggAGTTAATTGGAGCTGCATTTTAGAGAATaaccataaaattagataacttccacatacaaaaattaatcGACAAGCTAGTAGGCAACTAAAATATTAGTGTATTTGGTCAAAATATACCTGTACCCAGTGATTTATCACATGTCCAATAGCTATAACAATATGCTCATCTCGTGGGCCGGCTCCTATCAGTGGAAAGTATGTGTTACAACCCATAGAGGATAAGGATACGAGAACCAATTGGTACTTTGTGgcaacaaggtatcccatctctggcagttgaaACCATTTGTCAGGGGTGGCCGGGTCACCAATAGGAAGAGTGAGACGATCATGTAAGCCATAAACAACATCTGTGCCCCACATCCTATTATACATTAACACATTGGTCTCAAGTTCTTGTATCAATGAAGCCCTAACCCAAGGCCAACCGTCCTGACCGGCGGAATGCCCCAGTAATGCAGCAATggatctatagccacagttaccatcatcctcaacatctgtaattgtgtcaatatatggatggagaaaggctggaaagttacacatgaaatggcttttatcagacttcttcacacgcttcttcctctttgctggttgtgaagacttcttttcctctttaatcttcttgtcagtaagttcaaacgctgaaggatcacgagtcaaggatcctattgctcgacccttgggttgtttgctctccttcaacttaggagtgcggttggactttatccgaagctcaggagtacatagtgtactcctttcaggacaatatatcgcctgaagcttcctccttaccatactctgccctccagtatccaaagaatggaaataacgtgtcagtgcctcaacttctgggtgCATCTCTCCATGGTTTAGTCCGCAAATATCTGAGCTTCCAGTATCTAcaacaggtacatgctcccaacttaggctcttccagaatggatgaatggcctcgtacggaatcctctcataatctgcaagttcacagacatgttacattgaatcacaaatataaataattggaagtagttgacaggagagtggttgaccggtaacctgcaagttgacaaccgcaaggtagtccatgagtctctctcaataagCAATCGCATCTGCCGCCGCAGGCTCGCATTCTTGTCAGTTCAGCATCAATGAGTTTCAGGCATTTGATTGACACAAATCCCctaatatttgtgtagaaaggggtcttggaaaggtgatcaattttattcatactgcgctcaaacgatgctactatctcagtgtgacgattggtggtcaaactatgcgacgcatcccatgatgtggccaggtcacccttactgttccgcaacatcaacttcaagctggcatgtgcaccttcagccctgcaaaccaacaacgcacatgtaagaattaatactgtaataatctatgtaatgaaatacatataacaagtcataacataatttttgtacctgttacttgttgttgttccaaaatgcatcacatgatttgtccatgccttggcaaatttctgcttgtggaccaaccatgtagtagaacaataagtggcaaatttcaacttgtgtttatgcttgcacatgttaaacaattcaatccaatgagcttcaaattctgcaactgttggagcatctaccaattcggcccacttgtccataacctcttgagcaaaatcatccgtgccaacatactctttgcactttgtcaaaacacacttgttgatgtgccacaagcatagtaaatgggtggtggtgggaaggctttgtgaagcagcactcaataaggcaagatctctgtccgtcacaatcactctaggcaacctggattggtcggaaatcagagacttcatacactccaatgcccaaatgtagtcatctgtggtctcactgccaatgtaacagaatgctattgagtatgttttatccgtggaggtcaggccaacaatctcgagcaagggtagtttgtatttgctggtcttgtatgtgcaatccatgatcactacatatgggaatgtgttgaaaagtttgacggcattcggatgagcccaaaatatatctctaatcacttccgatccgggttcatttcgttcgaagtgaacatacttctcaccgtccaacttcttcagcaagtattgtatctctgtcagtgacccacgaacggattgtctgaaccgcttgcaaacaccataaatttgttggatggtagtcaagtttgaaggatctttttccttcaaggacgccaacatctttctaggtggaacccaagtcttagcctgatttatcacgtcctccttcgcctcactattcagtcgaccagcgtaattgtggccaagtagtgactcagctgcgagatggatgtgtctaccgtccatcaccttcaaccaccaacctttatcatctttcgtacgtcgtccttttagcctaaaaggacaacctgtcttttgtgttgacgttccttcaacaagatccggttctctgtagggaatatacgcaccatgcttctcacaccccagaatgacatattcttttcttcccttcgcaccactatcagactttgttgtcaccaaaacaaaattatttgccatagaaatgtcgcgaacccatttcataagatcatctttcaaagggaaacgctgtttcaggataaacaaggcataaggcataaaacaaggcataaacaaagtaaacaaagcatgcaaaaatttgtgcaatgagtacctgatcagtatgatacaaatgagagacatctatagatataatcggaggttcagctagtgatggttgttgctcctctggattatcattttccaatccaacagcatgtatcaattgtgattcacaaaaaaaaaaggactctgtcatccctggaacaaaaacggtaaatcaataaCCGACCCTATAACGGTAAATAAAATTCCGGTACTATAACGGAATATCATAATTCGATACATTAACggaaaatcatttaccgattcagTTCACGATACAGcagcctaaattaccaacttaactaactaaactaactacttaaactaacaactaactacttaaactaactataaataaagtaccaaagctaacaccacttaccagaagttaaaagctttcccttggtggtggtggtgttggtggtggtggtggtggaaatgtggagatggtggtggtggtgggaaggtgaaatgtgagggaggagtggagtaatggtagaataaggtagtttgggcgagttatggggggctggtggggggttgttggagggaggagtaatggtggaggggttggtggagggaggagtaatggtgaaaaggtgatcaaactgccagattaccaatcggtaaatgatataccGATATAAATAGACGAATCGGGTAATGattaaccgatattgttcttcgtgttctgggtAATGGGATAAAGGTGTTCATACTGAGGAACAATAACGGGAAATGATTTACCGATTGGTATTTTGACATcggcaaatcatttaccgatgggtaattttggaataaaaaaaaaaggctggggcgcgtagcctatagggtggggtgccaaacccaaatcccgttGAAGGGATAGTAAGGTTAAGCTTTATGGATAAAGAATTTGCAACGTTGAATCAAGAGGGTaatttggtaaaaaaatgtcATGTGATAAACTTTGTTAAAATTAACCAAAATTGTAAgaaaactagtgttttttacccggcgttgcacggggaatttgtttattgtatttgatacatcgattaatattttaaattataaaatatttaagatgctaagaatgtaagaacaatcataataaagatgtagatatttaaagaacataaattcagacactcaattttagtgttttgtaagcatacacttcattaactaatataaagattttgaaaaacatagaagttaataagccaaaagctttaagttttgcatatgtgaggtataactgaattttatttgtgaagatgtatcgtgttgcataaagggtaatgcttttgtgttttagatatgtaacaatacataaatatataattattgtttaaattattaaaaatacacttaagttatagaaaaaatgattttctttttaactcctacaaattttcattttacatataaaatgttcctccccgtgagatttcgtaactctaatttcttagcactaataaatttaggtcataattttattatacatatgtattaatattttttattcctcgtacttttcttactatccaattattatagttataaacatatataaatatacactcttaaaattttgaaaacaatactaaaattaattatattaaaattttctattaaaataatatcaatcaattagtttagaatataatgattgtataaaaaagtatagtgatactttttatataaaataaaatctcacgtaggtagcattatggtagtttaaaattaaaacatatcaattgaaaattatacgcaaatacaaacaatagccgcttttaggtttcagaaAGATAAGCAGTAGAAAATTGTGTGCATCTCCAGAACAAATATTTCTAGTGTTTTAACGGTgaaatttgctcttgtgtttgAGGCATGGATCAATACCTTGGTTTATTTCTTGCTTTTTGCCCCGTAGGAGctttttctgttaattttacatgaattttcatgtaaaatgttcatccccgtgggaactcttaaccctatagtttaacttaaacaaaaatacattatatatgtattaatgttttctaatctccgcacgacatattttaatcatcaaattatcatacactatatatgtattatgaaaaaagtaatgacatcatattgattttttatttaccacTCATAGGAATTAGATTTCGACCTATAAGTTCATACAATCACTTTTTATCTATGTGTTGCACGAAGAACTTTCTCTTGTGCTTAAGACATGTTCAATACCGTACTTTAGCAGTATTTTCAGATACTAAAGGACATACTTAATGAGAGATATATAATGCTACATAATGTGTTCCTCTAATTTGATTTCTCTCTATTTATAACTCATCTCGTTCTAGTACTAAGTAACTACTATAATAACATCTAACTAACTTAGCAGTCCCTGATTAATTTCCCCTTCTGTTACATCCTTACATGAGTTTGATAAATGGAAACAGTATAGAAACAACCGCAGTCCGCAGCTAATGAGAACTCTGCCAAATTCACTtagcaaccatcaaatctctacgtgtccatggtagctctgtggaccctcagcaccagatCAGCTCCCTTTTCCtagaattaatatttaataaaaataagacaaattaagaaaaaatcaagaaataaactgaaggtatgaaaaacggtagaaagggggggtttgaataacgttttcagtataaaatttccaccttaaagattttgacaaatctttcgagaacttaagtgctaaagataagagatagaaaagcacacaaggattttatcctggttcacttgataaatcaatcaagctactccagtccacccgttaaggtgatttcttccttcttagaatgaaggcaatccactaatcaggtaagagttacaactgcacttgaaacctacaagtgactaacaattacactgacttagctcacactaagattcactctcttagtcttctctaggatccgatcagccttgatctcctaaaggaactaaacaaactgtttatcagagaattgtttacaagagatttgcttctaaaaagctaatagtaaactcaatgaatttcagatgaaagaaagcttagaagaatttgaatatgtctggcgcgtgtgtgaatgcttctagccgcttctttcagtcttcagcctctttatatactccaaggattagggttgagcgttgcatgggaaatgctaccgttggagggcagttctggaaaatccagcttctgctatgtctgagactgttaggtaggtcttCAGGAAGGTACAGCTGCTTAAGTTtcagccaacttcgcctccaggcttaagtttcagctctcggaacatacgcctttctcccgtcatgtgacgcgagcatccactgtccagataccatgattggtgtttcagtggagctatcaaggatatctgcaacatagataatcttgtccttaggt is a window of Lotus japonicus ecotype B-129 chromosome 5, LjGifu_v1.2 DNA encoding:
- the LOC130719198 gene encoding uncharacterized protein LOC130719198, with the translated sequence MEQDPNPFLRHCKGQSNNSGSSRPLIPGPAGAIQAAMYARRSTPNTPLIPTQEIVRRVLDHGSTETDPDFNSHAWLSALQEWGIATPLGSLTANVERVENVVVVIKSCTPNGFGDAKVTLKDPTGAVDASIHRKAFTHSEFANDITVRSVLVLQKV